A portion of the Rahnella variigena genome contains these proteins:
- a CDS encoding tyrosine-type recombinase/integrase, whose product MSNAVSGTINETHFAAENVGRHVLAYLQNVKMTPLAKLDDFDEEGNATVGQVINVWIRLSLILTRRRPEIAVSSLMKHVLPVIGDVPLNKITRLRLNRLFNVLLADGKISEAKRVFALCKQFLGWAETQGYLGHSPLSSMKRRDVGGRNTPPRERALTDAEIWIFWHGLDLWDISEQCRWALRLCLLTARRPDEIVRARKEEFHLRIGVWRQGTRNKSARDHSLPLTSLMVTCVEALLAASPKNSPWLVPSPLDAQKPLSRGAVTQVIRRMLRAERGLGIEPFATRDLRRTARSKLSSLNVPNDVARKIMNHSLEGIDRVYDTHDYLPQMKKALEAFSDNIQGIISAPDYFDLRHQFEGECLQVPAISLLYMER is encoded by the coding sequence ATGAGCAACGCGGTATCCGGAACGATCAACGAAACACATTTTGCTGCCGAGAATGTTGGCCGGCATGTGCTTGCCTATCTTCAGAATGTGAAAATGACGCCGCTCGCAAAGCTGGATGATTTTGACGAAGAGGGTAATGCGACGGTTGGGCAGGTGATCAATGTCTGGATCCGGCTTTCGTTGATCCTGACACGTCGTCGTCCGGAAATTGCCGTGTCCTCTTTAATGAAACATGTCCTGCCGGTGATTGGCGATGTGCCACTCAACAAAATTACCCGCCTGCGTCTGAATCGCTTATTCAATGTGTTGTTAGCGGACGGAAAAATTTCCGAAGCCAAAAGGGTATTTGCCCTGTGTAAGCAATTTTTGGGCTGGGCGGAAACGCAGGGATATCTCGGCCATTCGCCCTTGAGTTCCATGAAACGCCGTGACGTCGGGGGAAGAAATACGCCGCCCCGCGAGCGGGCATTAACCGATGCTGAAATCTGGATTTTCTGGCATGGCCTTGATTTATGGGATATTTCGGAACAATGTCGCTGGGCGCTACGCCTTTGTTTACTGACTGCCAGGCGTCCGGATGAAATCGTACGTGCCAGAAAAGAGGAGTTTCACCTGCGAATTGGCGTCTGGCGGCAGGGCACGCGTAATAAATCAGCCCGCGATCATAGCCTGCCCCTGACATCTTTAATGGTGACCTGTGTGGAAGCATTGTTGGCGGCCAGTCCAAAAAATAGTCCGTGGCTGGTTCCGTCGCCGCTTGATGCACAAAAACCGTTATCGCGGGGCGCCGTCACTCAGGTAATCCGCCGTATGTTACGTGCAGAAAGAGGGCTGGGCATTGAGCCATTTGCAACACGGGATTTGCGCCGGACAGCCAGATCCAAATTATCCTCCCTGAATGTCCCTAACGATGTTGCCCGTAAAATCATGAATCATTCGCTCGAAGGTATCGACCGTGTTTACGATACCCACGACTATCTGCCGCAAATGAAAAAGGCGCTGGAAGCATTTTCTGACAATATTCAGGGCATTATCAGCGCGCCGGATTACTTCGATTTGCGTCATCAATTTGAGGGTGAATGCCTGCAGGTTCCGGCGATATCGCTGCTATATATGGAAAGATAG
- the tssB gene encoding type VI secretion system contractile sheath small subunit, whose protein sequence is MSNSFQEEIPKARVNIKLDLHTGGAQKKVELPLKLMVMGDYSNGKENRPLSEREKVNINKNNFNSVLAEFSPSLNLTVENTLAGDHSEENISLNFNEMKDFEPEQVARQIPQLRAMLAMRNLLRDLKSNLLDNATFRKELETILKDPSLSNELRSELNALAPKA, encoded by the coding sequence ATGTCTAATAGTTTTCAGGAAGAAATACCCAAAGCCCGCGTTAATATTAAATTAGATCTCCACACGGGCGGCGCTCAGAAGAAAGTCGAATTACCTTTAAAATTGATGGTAATGGGTGATTACAGTAACGGGAAAGAAAATCGTCCGTTATCAGAACGCGAAAAAGTTAACATCAATAAGAATAACTTTAACAGCGTTCTGGCCGAGTTCAGCCCTTCACTCAATCTGACCGTTGAAAATACGCTGGCCGGCGATCACAGTGAAGAAAACATTTCTCTGAACTTCAACGAAATGAAAGATTTCGAGCCAGAACAGGTAGCCCGTCAGATCCCACAACTGCGCGCCATGCTGGCCATGCGCAATCTGCTGCGTGACCTCAAATCCAATCTTCTGGACAACGCGACGTTCCGCAAAGAACTCGAAACCATTCTTAAAGATCCGTCCCTGAGCAATGAGCTTCGCAGTGAACTGAACGCTCTGGCACCTAAGGCATAA
- a CDS encoding fimbrial biogenesis chaperone, with protein MCKSIFISIILTCFFSCKAYPEVVINGTRIVFHAQDKESVIQLMNKGKKPYLVQMWLDDGNPKARPGEVNVPFIVNPPVIRIDPEKGQAIRLMALNEHLPQDRESLFWFNLLEVPPKPTQKIQAGDNVLQMAFRTRVKLFYRPDNLVPSPLQAYKQLKVSVIGNKLTIINPSPYFITFSKLEVRHSKTSPVLSRVENFTKRMVEPESEIEFNLKSNENKDIRGEKLFYSIINDYGGESVNEQIL; from the coding sequence ATGTGTAAGTCTATATTCATCAGTATTATTTTAACCTGCTTCTTTTCCTGTAAAGCGTATCCGGAAGTTGTCATTAATGGAACGCGGATTGTGTTCCATGCTCAAGATAAAGAGTCAGTAATACAATTAATGAATAAGGGTAAAAAACCCTATCTGGTACAAATGTGGCTGGATGATGGCAACCCGAAAGCCCGGCCCGGTGAAGTCAATGTCCCATTTATTGTCAATCCTCCCGTCATTCGCATCGATCCAGAGAAAGGTCAGGCGATACGGCTGATGGCACTGAACGAGCATTTACCACAGGATCGGGAATCGCTGTTCTGGTTTAATCTTTTGGAAGTGCCTCCAAAGCCGACACAGAAGATTCAGGCAGGTGATAATGTATTGCAAATGGCATTTCGTACCCGGGTTAAGTTGTTTTATCGACCAGATAACTTAGTACCTTCGCCACTTCAGGCTTATAAACAGTTAAAAGTATCAGTGATTGGCAACAAACTGACAATTATCAATCCTTCACCTTACTTTATCACTTTCAGTAAGCTGGAAGTCAGACACTCAAAAACATCACCGGTACTTTCCCGTGTGGAAAATTTTACGAAGAGAATGGTTGAGCCTGAAAGTGAAATAGAATTCAATCTGAAGTCGAATGAGAATAAAGATATACGGGGCGAAAAGTTATTCTATAGCATCATAAATGATTATGGCGGGGAATCAGTCAATGAACAGATATTATGA
- the tssC gene encoding type VI secretion system contractile sheath large subunit encodes MLMSVNTENSSSSQTTVLERPEAGTVYASLFDKINLTPVTSLGDLNDFQDTAALADVTADQRVTAAVQVFLERLKQSGQTVERLDKTLLDHHIAELDNQISRQLDAVMHHPDFQRVESGWRGLKFLVDRTDFRQNVKIEVLDVSKDDLRQDFEDCPEIIQSGLYRHTYIQEYDTPGGEPIGSVISNYEFDASAQDVALLRNISKVSAAAHMPFVGAVGPKFFLKDSMEEVAAIKDIGNYFDRAEYIKWKSFRDSDDSRYIGLTMPRVLGRLPYGPDTVPVRSFNYVEEVKGPDHEKYLWTNAAFSFAANMVKSFIKNGWCVQIRGPQAGGAVTDLPIHLYDLGTGNQVKIPSEVMIPETREFEFANLGFIPLSYYKNRDYSCFFSANSAQKPALYDTANATANSRINARLPYIFLLSRIAHYLKLIQRENIGTTKDRRLLELELNTWIRTLVTEMTDPGDDLQASHPLRDAKVTVEDIEDNPGFFRVKLYAVPHFQVEGMDVNLSLVSQMPKAKA; translated from the coding sequence ATGCTTATGTCAGTCAATACTGAAAACTCTTCTTCAAGCCAGACTACTGTTCTTGAACGCCCTGAAGCGGGCACCGTTTACGCTTCCCTGTTTGATAAAATCAATCTGACGCCGGTGACTTCACTGGGCGACCTGAATGATTTCCAGGACACCGCTGCCCTGGCTGATGTGACCGCCGATCAGCGTGTGACGGCAGCCGTTCAGGTCTTCCTGGAGCGTCTGAAACAATCTGGCCAGACCGTTGAGCGTCTGGATAAAACGCTGCTCGATCACCATATTGCAGAACTGGACAATCAGATCAGCCGTCAGCTCGACGCTGTGATGCATCACCCTGATTTTCAGCGAGTGGAATCCGGCTGGCGTGGTCTGAAGTTCCTGGTTGACCGCACCGATTTCCGCCAGAACGTCAAAATTGAAGTGCTGGATGTTTCTAAAGACGACCTGCGTCAGGACTTCGAAGATTGCCCTGAAATCATCCAGAGCGGCCTGTACCGTCACACTTACATTCAGGAATATGACACACCGGGCGGCGAACCCATCGGTTCTGTAATTTCCAACTACGAGTTTGATGCATCAGCCCAGGATGTCGCACTGCTGCGTAACATCTCAAAAGTCTCCGCTGCCGCACATATGCCGTTCGTTGGCGCCGTCGGTCCTAAATTCTTCCTGAAAGATTCCATGGAAGAAGTGGCTGCGATTAAAGACATCGGCAACTACTTTGACCGCGCAGAATACATCAAGTGGAAATCCTTCCGTGATTCTGACGATTCCCGCTATATCGGCTTGACTATGCCACGCGTGCTGGGTCGTCTGCCGTATGGCCCGGATACCGTTCCGGTTCGCAGCTTCAACTATGTCGAAGAGGTGAAAGGTCCGGATCACGAGAAGTATCTTTGGACCAACGCAGCGTTCTCGTTTGCAGCCAACATGGTGAAAAGCTTCATCAAAAACGGCTGGTGCGTGCAAATCCGTGGCCCGCAAGCTGGCGGTGCGGTGACTGACCTGCCCATTCACCTGTATGACCTCGGCACCGGCAATCAGGTGAAAATCCCGTCAGAAGTGATGATCCCTGAAACCCGTGAGTTTGAGTTTGCCAACCTGGGCTTCATCCCGCTGTCTTACTATAAAAATCGTGATTACTCCTGCTTCTTCTCTGCCAACTCCGCACAGAAACCGGCGCTGTATGACACCGCGAATGCCACTGCAAACAGCCGCATCAATGCACGTCTGCCGTACATCTTCCTGCTGTCACGCATCGCGCATTATCTGAAGCTGATCCAGCGTGAAAACATCGGCACCACTAAAGATCGCCGCCTGCTGGAACTGGAACTGAACACCTGGATCCGCACGCTGGTCACTGAAATGACCGATCCGGGCGATGACCTGCAAGCCTCTCACCCGCTGCGTGACGCCAAAGTGACCGTAGAAGATATCGAAGACAACCCGGGCTTCTTCCGCGTGAAACTGTACGCCGTACCGCACTTCCAGGTGGAAGGTATGGACGTGAATCTGTCACTGGTTTCTCAGATGCCTAAAGCGAAAGCCTGA
- a CDS encoding fimbria/pilus outer membrane usher protein produces MNRYYEMISGSLKNSFTMAILRRTAWSALLFSHVVCYAGSDTVIFNSAFMRSAIDVNDYAQGNPVLPGIHRVDLYVNERWKGRTDVNFSLPDNQSKIAHACFNIKLLSDLGIDSERLDENVVYQLKDPHQCADINKLLPGLDASYDVTTQHLNVTAPQIYLLRHARGYVSPELWDKGITAATLEYDYNAYHSEMSETQSISTQYLGLLGGINWDVWRLRYKGSFNQSDENGWEYDNASTYLERAIVPIRSKLVIGESMTEGQVFDSVGFRGAMLASDDRMYMDSQRGYAPVISGVANTNALVQISQRGTRIYETTVPPGPFVIDELYPTGTGGDLLVTVKEADGSERSFTVTYASIAELLRPGTTRYTLMSGTYRNSTVNEKPLIAMGTIRHGFTNLITGYGGVLGGGEYQSVAGGIALNTSLGAISSDITHASTQLHNEISKEGQSYSLAFSKILPVVNTNITLANYRYSSAGYYSIDDAMLIRDQQTSAGNAFYSSSINRKNRVQISATQDLSEVWGTLNISASTQDYWNRGGRDTEYQIGYTNTFSWFNLNINASRTRDLVKNIWDNKIAVGISLPLGSSANSAYFNSTYVQERDHQGIQNSVSGSAGDERQYTYTAFGNADHYSSMGNRNTAGASGNWNSPYTRLGGSFSAGQGYQQYGATLSGGAIAYGNGVVFTPIMGDTMAVVEANHASGAKVANNSSLALDKSGKAAVPYLTPYRQNSIELDPKGLSNDIALDVTRQNSVPTAGAVVLLKYETDFGYSALLQISSIRNEEIPFGTPVTDEKNERVGYIAQGSQSFIRVKNSEGKLNVKWGSSPSQQCELLYQLPADNPSEEDNLRRANVVCQ; encoded by the coding sequence ATGAACAGATATTATGAAATGATATCTGGCTCGCTTAAAAATTCATTCACCATGGCGATATTAAGAAGAACAGCTTGGTCTGCACTGCTGTTCTCTCACGTCGTCTGTTATGCAGGTTCTGATACGGTTATTTTTAACAGTGCATTTATGCGGTCAGCAATAGACGTTAATGATTATGCGCAAGGAAACCCTGTACTACCCGGAATACATCGGGTGGATCTGTATGTAAATGAGAGGTGGAAAGGGCGTACAGACGTTAATTTTTCACTTCCTGATAATCAATCAAAAATAGCCCATGCGTGTTTCAATATAAAATTGCTATCAGATTTGGGTATTGATAGTGAAAGACTCGATGAAAATGTCGTTTATCAGCTTAAAGATCCCCATCAATGTGCTGATATTAATAAATTGCTCCCCGGACTCGATGCCAGTTATGACGTTACCACTCAACATCTTAATGTGACAGCGCCGCAGATCTATTTACTTCGCCATGCCAGAGGGTATGTCAGCCCCGAACTTTGGGATAAAGGTATCACAGCGGCAACATTAGAATATGACTATAACGCTTATCATTCAGAAATGTCAGAAACCCAAAGTATCTCTACTCAATATCTCGGACTTCTCGGTGGTATAAACTGGGATGTCTGGCGTTTGCGATATAAAGGGTCTTTTAACCAGAGCGATGAAAATGGATGGGAATATGATAACGCCAGCACTTATCTCGAACGTGCGATAGTGCCGATACGCAGTAAGCTGGTGATCGGTGAGTCTATGACGGAAGGACAGGTCTTTGATAGCGTGGGTTTTCGCGGGGCCATGCTGGCATCCGATGACCGAATGTATATGGACTCGCAGCGCGGATACGCGCCGGTGATCAGTGGCGTGGCGAATACCAATGCATTAGTTCAGATTTCACAGCGCGGCACGCGTATTTATGAAACCACGGTTCCACCTGGCCCGTTCGTCATAGATGAACTGTATCCGACGGGCACTGGAGGAGATTTGCTGGTCACAGTGAAAGAAGCGGATGGCAGCGAGCGTAGTTTCACTGTGACCTATGCATCGATCGCTGAACTATTAAGGCCAGGGACAACCCGCTACACACTGATGAGCGGGACTTATCGTAATTCGACCGTGAATGAAAAACCCCTGATTGCGATGGGCACTATACGGCACGGTTTTACCAATCTGATCACGGGTTACGGAGGTGTATTAGGGGGAGGAGAGTATCAGTCGGTGGCCGGGGGGATTGCACTGAATACTTCGCTGGGTGCGATATCTTCGGATATCACTCATGCCAGTACTCAGCTACATAACGAAATCTCAAAAGAGGGGCAAAGTTACAGTCTGGCTTTCTCAAAAATACTGCCAGTGGTGAACACGAATATCACGCTGGCGAATTATCGTTATTCAAGCGCCGGTTACTACAGTATTGATGATGCAATGTTGATACGGGACCAGCAAACCTCTGCCGGAAACGCTTTTTATTCCAGCAGTATCAATCGTAAAAATCGTGTGCAGATCAGCGCAACACAGGATTTGTCGGAGGTCTGGGGAACATTGAATATCAGTGCAAGCACCCAGGATTACTGGAACAGAGGCGGGCGTGATACTGAATACCAAATTGGATACACCAACACTTTCTCATGGTTCAATTTGAATATTAATGCCAGCCGTACCCGGGATCTGGTGAAAAATATCTGGGACAACAAAATTGCCGTAGGGATTTCACTACCTCTGGGTAGCAGCGCAAATTCGGCTTATTTCAATTCCACCTATGTACAGGAACGTGATCATCAGGGGATTCAGAATTCGGTCTCGGGTTCCGCTGGCGATGAGCGTCAATATACTTACACTGCTTTCGGCAATGCAGATCATTATTCATCGATGGGTAACCGCAATACCGCAGGCGCCAGTGGGAACTGGAATTCACCTTATACCCGGTTAGGAGGAAGCTTTTCAGCCGGACAAGGCTACCAGCAGTATGGGGCAACGCTTTCCGGCGGCGCAATTGCTTACGGAAATGGTGTGGTGTTCACGCCGATAATGGGCGACACCATGGCAGTTGTGGAAGCGAACCATGCCAGCGGCGCGAAAGTGGCGAATAATTCAAGCCTGGCTTTGGATAAATCAGGTAAAGCCGCAGTGCCTTATTTAACACCGTATCGGCAGAATAGCATCGAACTGGATCCAAAAGGGCTTTCCAATGATATTGCTCTCGACGTCACCCGCCAGAATAGCGTTCCGACGGCCGGTGCGGTGGTGTTATTGAAATATGAAACGGATTTTGGTTATTCCGCTTTGTTGCAAATCAGCTCGATTCGTAACGAGGAAATTCCGTTTGGCACGCCTGTTACAGATGAGAAGAACGAGAGGGTTGGATATATCGCACAAGGAAGCCAGAGTTTTATTCGGGTAAAAAATAGCGAAGGGAAACTAAATGTGAAATGGGGAAGTTCGCCGTCGCAACAATGTGAATTATTGTACCAGCTGCCCGCTGATAATCCGTCAGAGGAAGATAATCTCAGGCGTGCGAACGTGGTGTGCCAGTAA
- a CDS encoding fimbrial biogenesis chaperone, producing MTNKNIFSMKILLSLPCFILASVLFWTMTTEQGIGETYINRTRLIFSQKANDESLSIINEGAKPALMQLWIDKEEPEEKPEHIYVPFVVLPPVARLEPQSSLGIRVLFTGKGPSLTADSESLFWLNVLEVPPKMPVSEDNPVLQMAIRTRIKIFYRPNALGDITSSDAVKKLHFSYVKDSNKSLLQIENRSPLYVTLTQIKYGEAHWENNLPHDGMIAPFSHISLPVIQFTDSRQLSMTVRYIDDYGVISEYHPAELNETVAIVQ from the coding sequence ATGACTAACAAAAATATTTTTTCTATGAAAATCCTATTATCCTTACCCTGTTTTATTTTAGCTTCAGTATTATTTTGGACAATGACTACAGAACAGGGAATAGGTGAAACTTACATTAACCGAACGCGGTTAATATTCAGCCAAAAAGCAAATGATGAGTCCCTCAGTATTATCAATGAAGGGGCAAAACCTGCACTGATGCAATTATGGATTGATAAAGAAGAGCCTGAAGAAAAACCTGAGCATATTTATGTTCCCTTTGTTGTCTTGCCGCCAGTAGCAAGGCTTGAGCCACAAAGTTCGCTGGGTATACGTGTATTGTTTACCGGTAAAGGGCCTTCCCTTACGGCTGATTCGGAGTCCTTGTTTTGGCTCAATGTTCTTGAAGTCCCGCCGAAAATGCCAGTGTCGGAGGATAACCCTGTGTTACAAATGGCCATCCGCACCAGAATTAAAATTTTCTATCGTCCCAATGCGCTGGGAGATATAACCAGCAGTGACGCGGTAAAAAAATTACATTTTTCATACGTCAAAGATAGCAATAAGTCCCTACTCCAAATTGAAAATCGTTCACCGCTGTACGTGACGCTGACACAAATAAAATATGGAGAAGCGCATTGGGAAAATAATTTACCTCATGACGGAATGATCGCACCATTCAGCCATATCAGTCTCCCTGTTATTCAATTTACTGACAGCCGACAATTGTCGATGACCGTCCGTTACATTGATGATTACGGTGTCATAAGTGAATATCATCCTGCAGAATTGAATGAAACAGTAGCAATTGTCCAGTGA
- a CDS encoding fimbrial protein, with amino-acid sequence MAKIFRSILFIAFAGISHPVWGDGTWVDCSRTNSYYQYFSTTTIQIGKDAVVGDLLGGWITSSDPTAWTCAQRSSSQTISPQLAVQGYPPYPIWNTTTTEGQAYSVYNSTVKSGLGYIARWRYTVKGQTSTWYPLTVAAGIYQTPAELFPVTYDSGRSFNIGVDVQIRFVKTANTLTAGTTPVFDPMYTRHYQFYNGASSTGGGTYMIAEFLAGGLVINTTGGTCTTPNVDVTLPPAARSDFSGPGYTTSRTDFKLNFTQCPAGLASISYSFMPTTTIKNNSQGVFAPDSTSTASGVALQMLTDQDIPVTFNTDYLLTSYDSGTANTNYSVPLRAGLYQTENAVSSGNVSGSVTFTLKYK; translated from the coding sequence ATGGCAAAAATTTTCAGGTCAATTCTCTTTATTGCGTTCGCCGGTATAAGTCATCCGGTATGGGGGGATGGTACGTGGGTCGATTGCAGCCGGACAAATTCTTATTACCAGTATTTCTCTACAACCACTATTCAGATTGGGAAAGATGCTGTTGTGGGAGATCTGCTGGGCGGGTGGATAACATCATCAGATCCGACCGCGTGGACTTGTGCGCAAAGAAGTTCCTCTCAGACGATTTCACCGCAACTTGCGGTTCAGGGTTATCCTCCTTATCCCATCTGGAATACGACGACGACAGAAGGCCAGGCCTACAGCGTTTATAATTCAACGGTGAAATCCGGACTGGGGTACATAGCCCGCTGGCGTTATACGGTGAAAGGTCAAACCAGCACCTGGTATCCGCTGACTGTAGCTGCTGGTATTTACCAAACACCAGCGGAACTCTTCCCTGTCACCTACGACAGCGGGCGTTCATTTAATATCGGGGTTGATGTACAAATTCGTTTTGTAAAGACAGCAAATACGCTGACTGCGGGTACTACGCCTGTTTTTGATCCGATGTATACGCGGCATTATCAGTTTTACAACGGCGCTTCCAGCACCGGTGGGGGTACTTATATGATTGCGGAGTTCCTTGCGGGTGGGCTGGTCATTAATACCACGGGAGGCACCTGTACAACACCCAATGTGGATGTGACACTCCCGCCAGCCGCGCGGTCTGACTTTAGCGGTCCAGGCTACACAACATCCAGAACAGACTTTAAGCTCAATTTCACGCAATGTCCTGCTGGGCTGGCCAGCATCAGTTATTCGTTTATGCCAACAACAACGATTAAAAATAATTCACAGGGAGTGTTTGCGCCGGACAGTACTTCTACGGCAAGCGGCGTCGCTTTGCAAATGCTCACGGATCAGGACATTCCCGTGACGTTCAATACGGATTATCTGCTCACCAGTTATGATTCAGGAACGGCCAATACAAATTACTCTGTTCCTCTCAGGGCAGGTTTGTATCAAACAGAGAATGCTGTATCTTCCGGCAATGTGAGTGGTTCAGTGACTTTTACGCTGAAATATAAATGA
- a CDS encoding methyl-accepting chemotaxis protein, giving the protein MSLKKSSLLVLVVLFALFFTSMLSNIWLLTQSNHSLDDVNKEIRVVLSVIDPINHSRTSRVRVMEYMKEIESSNGQQNGAALDGVNEVIVKADAAFQAYIDAPKLPGEDELAQAYRATYLEYRQNGIQPLIDAAKAGDQARFKAKIPTVIKLDRQYEIVLDRVLALHEQYARNLNNDAQDNFKFGIGLTIGFGLLFLIIIIGVVILLKRFVLTPLLNSRDHCRQIAEGYLDTPVPVNARSRSEIEELMQSIEHMRQSLTRIIGQVRDTSHTVAHASQEISAGNIDLASRTEQQAAALTQTAASMEELGATVKQNTENVTRASGLTREAVKNARAGEKVAQDVIGTMGRINSSSKKIEDITGVINSIAFQTNILALNAAVEAARAGEQGRGFAVVASEVRSLAQRSAVAAKEIESLISESVANIKEGSEQVSRTGDSISAIISSVTQVDVLMEHISTASDEQSRGISQIEQAVTEIDGVTQQNAALVQESAAAAASLEEQVLYLTQSVSAFRLATA; this is encoded by the coding sequence ATGTCGCTTAAAAAGTCCTCTTTACTCGTTCTTGTAGTCCTTTTCGCTCTTTTTTTCACCAGTATGTTATCAAATATCTGGTTGCTAACCCAAAGTAATCATTCCCTTGATGACGTCAACAAAGAAATCCGTGTCGTCCTGTCCGTGATTGACCCCATTAATCATAGCCGTACCTCACGTGTACGCGTTATGGAGTACATGAAGGAAATCGAGAGCAGCAATGGTCAGCAAAACGGCGCTGCACTTGACGGCGTCAATGAAGTTATCGTGAAGGCCGATGCCGCATTTCAGGCCTATATAGATGCACCTAAACTGCCGGGTGAGGATGAACTGGCCCAGGCATATCGCGCCACTTATCTGGAATATCGTCAGAACGGAATACAGCCGCTGATCGATGCCGCTAAAGCGGGTGACCAGGCGCGGTTTAAAGCAAAGATCCCGACAGTCATAAAACTCGATCGACAGTATGAAATCGTACTAGATAGAGTGCTGGCGCTGCACGAGCAGTACGCCAGAAATCTAAACAATGATGCGCAGGATAACTTCAAATTTGGCATCGGGTTGACCATCGGGTTTGGTCTGCTTTTCCTGATCATCATTATTGGTGTGGTGATATTGCTTAAGCGCTTCGTCCTGACACCACTTCTGAATTCACGCGATCATTGCCGGCAGATTGCAGAAGGTTATCTTGATACCCCGGTGCCGGTTAATGCCCGTTCACGCAGCGAAATTGAAGAGCTGATGCAGTCCATTGAGCATATGCGTCAGTCGCTGACCCGCATTATCGGCCAGGTGCGCGACACCAGTCATACCGTTGCTCATGCATCGCAGGAAATTTCTGCAGGTAACATTGATCTGGCTTCCCGCACAGAACAACAGGCGGCTGCACTGACACAAACCGCGGCCAGCATGGAAGAACTTGGGGCGACCGTAAAACAGAATACCGAGAATGTCACCCGTGCCAGTGGCCTGACACGTGAAGCCGTTAAAAATGCGCGTGCAGGTGAAAAGGTCGCGCAGGATGTGATCGGAACGATGGGCCGTATTAACAGCAGCTCTAAGAAAATCGAAGACATAACAGGCGTCATCAACAGCATTGCGTTCCAGACCAACATTCTGGCGCTCAATGCCGCCGTTGAAGCCGCACGTGCCGGCGAACAGGGGCGTGGATTTGCGGTGGTCGCCAGCGAAGTGCGCAGTCTGGCGCAGCGCAGTGCTGTCGCAGCGAAGGAAATTGAAAGTCTGATCTCTGAATCCGTTGCCAATATAAAGGAAGGATCTGAACAGGTATCGCGTACCGGGGATTCTATCTCGGCAATTATTTCTTCCGTGACTCAGGTTGATGTGCTGATGGAACATATCTCGACCGCATCTGATGAGCAAAGCCGTGGGATAAGCCAGATTGAGCAGGCTGTAACCGAAATCGACGGCGTAACTCAGCAGAATGCGGCGCTGGTGCAAGAATCCGCAGCAGCAGCGGCCTCACTTGAAGAACAGGTGTTATATCTGACGCAGTCTGTCTCGGCCTTCAGGTTGGCGACAGCGTAA
- a CDS encoding fimbrial protein produces MYNTKHVIPILALVMTSTFAASAMAVDGTITINGKVTDTTCSIAVNGGSEDATVTLPTVSANSLKAPGETAGATPFNISLTSCSGTALGTASTYYEPGTYVDSATGRLNIDTTASDAAKNVQVELLNASMESIVAGSPVTDGQNDIPVDISAGSGTLNYFARYYATGVSVAGTVTTQVDYTMTYE; encoded by the coding sequence ATGTATAATACTAAACACGTCATACCCATCCTTGCGTTAGTCATGACATCTACGTTTGCTGCATCGGCAATGGCGGTCGATGGAACTATTACTATTAATGGCAAGGTAACAGATACTACCTGTTCAATTGCTGTTAATGGTGGAAGTGAGGATGCGACCGTGACATTACCTACTGTTTCAGCAAACAGTTTGAAAGCGCCGGGGGAAACTGCCGGTGCGACACCTTTTAATATCTCACTGACAAGTTGTTCAGGTACGGCTTTAGGCACGGCAAGCACTTATTATGAACCCGGTACTTATGTTGATAGTGCCACCGGCCGTCTTAATATAGATACCACCGCGTCGGATGCAGCAAAAAATGTTCAGGTTGAATTATTAAATGCCAGTATGGAGTCAATAGTCGCCGGATCTCCGGTAACCGATGGCCAAAATGATATTCCGGTTGATATCAGCGCCGGCAGCGGGACATTGAATTATTTCGCCCGCTATTATGCCACCGGAGTTTCTGTGGCAGGAACGGTCACCACGCAAGTTGATTACACCATGACATACGAGTAA